The following coding sequences are from one Crateriforma spongiae window:
- a CDS encoding CoA-binding protein: MSDTAIQRFLMAGTFAVAGASTNREKYGNKVFRALLKAGRDVFPLNPAQDEIEGHRAYPKIDALPTRPDALSIITPPPVTRLVVADAIAAGVRHIWMQPGAEDDQASQAAREAGLDVIDDCSCILVLLARAS; this comes from the coding sequence ATGAGTGATACCGCGATCCAGCGATTCTTAATGGCCGGCACGTTCGCGGTCGCCGGCGCGTCGACGAACCGTGAAAAGTATGGCAACAAGGTTTTCCGCGCGTTGCTGAAGGCGGGCCGCGACGTCTTTCCGCTGAACCCCGCGCAGGACGAAATCGAAGGCCATCGGGCGTATCCAAAGATCGATGCGTTGCCCACGCGGCCCGATGCTTTGTCGATCATCACGCCGCCGCCGGTGACGCGATTGGTGGTGGCTGATGCGATCGCCGCCGGAGTCCGACACATCTGGATGCAGCCCGGCGCCGAAGATGACCAGGCCAGTCAAGCCGCACGTGAGGCAGGTTTGGACGTGATCGATGACTGCAGTTGCATCCTGGTCTTATTGGCTCGCGCGTCTTGA
- a CDS encoding PAS domain-containing protein, with the protein MHQPRSQHCIDQESPFGVDELFFSTTDRRGVVRFGNEVFVRVSKFKEDELIGKAHSIIRHPDMPRGVFRLFWQLLENDGTVAAYVKNRAKDGSYYWVMAFATMINDGHLSVRLKPTSQLLETVIGVYDRVRQIEIEAAEGGASKDEVSDIGLEAASREIQQLGFADYPSFMRYALSTEMASRRKVLAEGSPAPDAMSHHPRSGDAVIGDSSVASMLRCNQRCTRSLDRMLDSLAKIRTATTTIQAINQRMSQFSDKIGLVAINARVSADSAPREAIAVALAESESENREAIAAIHQSVDQLVDSLDALSFELSAAALQSETNTTFLRELHVHTDDANSEALGHVQLLTDQAGRCADDLIRRLQDADDWFAKLAKLTECLQRNAKTLRFVRMAGVKESASLDESHPFRGLFDVVNKHIQSTIDDCGELRSAARQARSSVAIMEDCKAQLIDDMASMNDQSAAFFQSACFA; encoded by the coding sequence ATGCACCAACCCCGATCCCAACATTGCATCGACCAGGAAAGTCCGTTCGGTGTCGATGAACTGTTCTTTTCGACCACCGACCGTCGCGGCGTCGTCCGGTTTGGAAACGAAGTTTTCGTTCGCGTGTCGAAATTCAAGGAAGACGAACTGATCGGCAAAGCCCACAGCATCATTCGTCATCCGGATATGCCACGTGGCGTGTTTCGCTTGTTCTGGCAATTGCTGGAAAACGATGGCACCGTTGCTGCATACGTGAAAAACCGCGCGAAAGACGGCAGCTACTACTGGGTCATGGCCTTTGCCACGATGATCAACGATGGCCACCTTTCGGTGCGTCTGAAACCCACCAGCCAATTACTGGAAACGGTAATCGGCGTCTACGATCGGGTGCGACAGATCGAAATCGAAGCGGCAGAGGGCGGCGCATCCAAAGACGAAGTGTCCGACATCGGATTGGAAGCGGCCAGTCGCGAGATCCAACAGCTGGGCTTTGCCGATTACCCGTCGTTCATGCGATACGCGCTTTCGACGGAAATGGCATCGCGTCGCAAAGTGTTGGCGGAGGGATCACCAGCCCCCGACGCCATGTCGCACCACCCCCGATCCGGTGACGCCGTCATCGGTGATTCTTCGGTCGCATCGATGCTGCGCTGCAACCAAAGGTGCACCCGATCCCTGGACCGAATGTTAGATTCGCTGGCAAAAATCCGCACCGCGACCACGACGATCCAAGCCATCAATCAGCGGATGAGCCAGTTTTCAGACAAGATCGGTTTGGTCGCGATCAACGCCCGCGTCTCCGCCGACTCTGCACCGCGCGAAGCCATCGCTGTCGCGTTGGCGGAATCCGAATCGGAAAACCGCGAAGCGATCGCAGCCATCCACCAATCGGTCGACCAACTGGTCGATTCACTGGACGCGTTGTCTTTCGAATTGTCCGCCGCCGCATTGCAAAGCGAAACGAACACGACGTTTCTGCGTGAACTGCACGTGCATACGGACGACGCCAATTCCGAAGCACTCGGCCACGTGCAATTGCTGACGGATCAAGCCGGTCGCTGTGCCGACGACTTGATTCGACGGTTGCAAGACGCCGACGACTGGTTTGCAAAACTTGCGAAGCTGACCGAATGCTTACAGCGAAACGCAAAGACCCTGCGTTTTGTCCGCATGGCGGGCGTCAAAGAATCCGCCAGCTTGGATGAATCGCACCCGTTCCGTGGGTTGTTCGACGTCGTCAACAAGCACATCCAAAGCACGATCGACGACTGTGGCGAATTGCGATCCGCCGCCCGCCAAGCACGGTCATCGGTGGCCATCATGGAAGATTGCAAGGCGCAGTTGATCGATGACATGGCGTCCATGAATGACCAGTCGGCGGCTTTCTTTCAGTCTGCCTGTTTCGCCTGA
- the nagB gene encoding glucosamine-6-phosphate deaminase, with protein sequence MNSTPRPSFDAKRMLVFDDIQQASHHVADEIIQLVGAKPSAVLGLATGSTPIAVYEELIRRYRAGDVDFSKITTFNLDEYVGLSPEHPQSFAAFMRTHLFDAIDVPDHHTHIPAGVANDFLSTAELFEKKIQTSGGIDWQLLGIGDNGHIGFNEPGSPGESGTRLVELADETIEANSRFFDSPDDVPRQAITMGIATILKAKRLVLMAFGAAKAQAIADAVAGPVTPDCPASFLQRHPNATFIVDRAAAAALPTEA encoded by the coding sequence ATGAACTCAACGCCTCGCCCGTCCTTCGATGCCAAACGGATGCTTGTCTTCGACGACATCCAGCAGGCATCGCACCACGTCGCCGACGAAATCATTCAGTTGGTCGGCGCGAAACCGTCGGCCGTCCTGGGATTGGCCACCGGCAGCACACCCATTGCGGTGTACGAAGAATTGATCCGTCGGTATCGTGCCGGCGACGTCGACTTTTCAAAAATCACGACGTTCAATTTGGACGAATACGTCGGCTTGTCGCCGGAGCATCCACAAAGCTTCGCGGCGTTCATGCGAACGCACCTGTTCGACGCCATCGACGTTCCCGATCATCACACCCACATCCCGGCGGGCGTGGCGAACGATTTTCTGTCGACCGCCGAATTGTTCGAAAAGAAGATTCAAACCTCCGGCGGCATCGACTGGCAATTGCTGGGCATCGGCGACAACGGCCACATCGGATTTAACGAACCGGGGTCACCCGGCGAAAGCGGGACGCGGCTGGTCGAATTGGCCGATGAAACGATCGAAGCCAATTCGCGATTCTTCGATTCGCCCGATGATGTGCCTCGCCAAGCGATCACGATGGGCATCGCTACGATTCTGAAAGCCAAGCGGTTGGTCCTGATGGCCTTCGGCGCGGCCAAGGCACAAGCGATCGCCGACGCGGTGGCCGGGCCGGTGACGCCCGATTGTCCGGCGTCGTTCCTGCAACGGCACCCCAACGCGACCTTCATCGTCGACCGAGCCGCCGCAGCTGCACTGCCCACCGAGGCCTAA
- a CDS encoding HD domain-containing protein yields MDLPEITALRRPESVVRIPDRQDVPITPRIRRILDTAPVRRLASISQLGMVALVYPGATHSRWEHSLGVYHYGLKLLDRFAIDDRFADPAVGEAFLLATLLHDVGHWPFCHPIEDMQLGGLSRHEDHAALWMNDAEITEAFEQDWRCTPDQVMGFLTGRHNNAWANDDACRFLTSCLSGPIDVDKLDYLQRDSWHAGVPYGRNFDADRLVHSMVVHPERPELAIHQKGRTAAEMMVFARYVMFSEVYWHHAVRSATAMLQRCVFLLQNRVDLESSFRMDDATWIAMIRRMAAGSMAEPLAEGLFGPRRCLHKRLAQFDVIEGESLHCRLARRPYWWLVAAAENLARLMSTETGLAVHASDVLIDAPPVKLEVDINIDIVDDDAQVRPLGRLSPVASVLANRQFDRHVKRVRLFVRPDLKTPLMRSLDSPEAVEGLVARAIDQAEKEIV; encoded by the coding sequence ATGGATCTGCCCGAAATCACCGCCCTGCGACGTCCCGAATCGGTCGTCCGCATTCCAGATCGGCAAGACGTCCCGATCACACCGCGCATCCGTCGCATCCTGGACACCGCTCCGGTGCGACGACTTGCATCGATCAGCCAGCTGGGCATGGTCGCGTTGGTCTATCCCGGCGCGACACACAGTCGGTGGGAACATTCTCTGGGCGTGTACCATTACGGGCTGAAGCTGCTGGATCGATTTGCCATCGATGACCGTTTCGCCGATCCGGCGGTCGGCGAAGCGTTTCTGTTGGCAACGTTGCTACATGATGTCGGGCACTGGCCGTTTTGCCACCCGATCGAAGACATGCAGCTTGGCGGACTCAGCCGCCACGAAGACCACGCGGCACTCTGGATGAACGACGCGGAAATCACCGAAGCGTTCGAACAGGACTGGCGCTGCACGCCCGACCAAGTGATGGGTTTTCTGACCGGACGTCACAACAATGCTTGGGCAAACGATGACGCCTGTCGTTTTTTGACCAGTTGTCTTAGCGGTCCGATCGACGTCGACAAGCTGGATTATTTGCAACGCGACAGCTGGCATGCGGGCGTGCCGTACGGACGCAATTTCGACGCCGATCGTCTGGTCCATTCGATGGTGGTGCACCCCGAGCGTCCGGAATTGGCGATCCACCAAAAAGGACGAACGGCGGCGGAGATGATGGTCTTTGCGCGTTACGTCATGTTCAGCGAAGTGTATTGGCACCATGCGGTACGATCGGCCACCGCGATGCTTCAACGCTGTGTTTTCCTGCTTCAAAACCGTGTCGATCTGGAATCGTCGTTCCGGATGGATGATGCAACTTGGATCGCCATGATCCGCCGGATGGCCGCCGGCAGTATGGCCGAACCCCTGGCCGAAGGGCTGTTTGGTCCCCGTCGATGTCTGCATAAACGCCTGGCGCAATTCGACGTCATTGAGGGTGAATCGCTACACTGTCGATTGGCGCGGCGGCCGTACTGGTGGCTTGTCGCGGCGGCGGAAAATTTGGCACGGTTGATGTCGACCGAAACCGGCTTGGCGGTTCATGCATCGGATGTCCTGATCGACGCACCGCCGGTCAAATTAGAAGTCGACATCAATATCGATATCGTCGACGATGATGCCCAGGTTCGCCCCCTGGGCCGGTTAAGCCCCGTCGCTTCGGTCCTGGCCAACCGGCAATTCGATCGGCACGTCAAGCGTGTTCGCCTGTTCGTCCGACCCGATTTGAAGACACCGTTGATGCGCAGCTTGGATTCCCCCGAAGCCGTCGAAGGTTTGGTCGCCCGCGCGATCGACCAAGCAGAGAAAGAAATCGTATGA
- a CDS encoding zinc ribbon domain-containing protein, which translates to MPIQVTCPKCLKRFQVSDKFAGKEGPCPNCKNVIRVPSAEEQVVIHEAPSDAPTDSKGRSVLKPITREDTDVTRKGLILTIVSVIAIFAAAVGVRMMSGPDQTPIWASIAGILLLAPPLVWSGYNLVYDRELEPYRGTELWQRVGIVSAVFAVLWAVYAFAPAYVLDLDQASEMSWMVAGIAFAVMIIGGAFAALAAFDLEFPSGLVISGLYFLSVVLLALVAGVVLAGREVDDRPGPRAAPAAATALPSTSSSLAAIPPINKLLQDVESSRNV; encoded by the coding sequence ATGCCGATCCAAGTCACCTGTCCCAAGTGCCTGAAGCGATTCCAAGTCAGTGACAAATTCGCGGGAAAAGAGGGGCCATGCCCGAATTGCAAGAACGTCATCAGGGTCCCGTCGGCCGAAGAACAGGTCGTCATTCACGAAGCCCCCAGTGACGCCCCGACCGATTCCAAAGGTCGCAGCGTACTGAAGCCCATCACGCGTGAAGACACCGATGTCACGCGCAAAGGCTTGATCCTGACGATCGTTTCGGTCATCGCCATCTTTGCCGCTGCGGTCGGCGTCCGGATGATGTCCGGCCCCGACCAAACGCCGATCTGGGCATCCATCGCGGGGATCCTATTGTTGGCACCACCGCTGGTTTGGTCCGGATACAACTTGGTTTACGACCGCGAATTGGAACCGTACCGCGGCACCGAATTGTGGCAGCGTGTCGGGATCGTGTCGGCCGTCTTTGCCGTGTTGTGGGCCGTCTATGCGTTCGCGCCGGCCTATGTATTGGATCTGGACCAAGCATCAGAGATGTCTTGGATGGTCGCGGGGATCGCGTTCGCCGTGATGATCATCGGTGGCGCCTTCGCCGCACTGGCTGCGTTTGATTTGGAATTCCCCAGCGGCCTGGTCATCAGCGGTCTGTATTTCCTGTCGGTTGTCTTGTTGGCATTGGTCGCCGGCGTGGTGTTGGCCGGACGCGAAGTGGATGACCGCCCGGGACCACGGGCCGCACCGGCAGCAGCGACCGCGTTGCCATCCACCTCGTCATCGCTTGCGGCGATTCCGCCAATCAACAAATTGCTGCAAGACGTCGAATCGTCGCGGAACGTTTAA
- a CDS encoding tRNA (cytidine(34)-2'-O)-methyltransferase: protein MNDSTQTGAADPPAHVVLYQPEIPQNTGNIGRTCVATGAHLWLVRPMGFRIDERRLRRAGLDYWQHLTWHDVPDWDHLRQTHQGRRMFYFSKTAQRTLWDADFRHGDVFVFGRETSGLPPEILDPSDSHALRLPMQPEVRSLNLSVTVGIALYEHQRQMLRQQA from the coding sequence ATGAACGATTCGACCCAAACCGGTGCGGCCGATCCGCCGGCCCACGTGGTGCTGTATCAGCCGGAGATCCCACAAAACACGGGCAACATCGGGCGAACCTGCGTGGCGACCGGAGCGCATCTTTGGCTGGTCCGGCCGATGGGGTTTCGCATCGACGAACGGCGGTTGCGACGCGCCGGGCTGGATTATTGGCAACATCTGACGTGGCATGACGTGCCCGATTGGGACCACTTGCGTCAGACGCATCAGGGACGTCGCATGTTCTATTTTTCCAAGACGGCCCAGCGGACGCTTTGGGATGCGGATTTTCGGCACGGGGACGTGTTCGTGTTCGGTCGCGAAACATCTGGCTTGCCACCGGAGATCTTGGATCCCAGCGACAGCCATGCGTTGCGGTTGCCGATGCAACCGGAGGTTCGCAGCTTGAATCTGTCCGTCACCGTCGGAATCGCGCTGTACGAACACCAACGACAGATGCTCCGGCAACAGGCTTGA
- a CDS encoding aquaporin has translation MQTPLFHRCVAEFLGTMFLIVIGCGAVVVAGLVEPLTHEGVAIVWGLVVLVLIYAIGDISGCHINPSVTIGFAAAGRFPLREVGPYAIAQLAGAIAGAAALRAVFGVDSTNLGSTAINPVITVAGGFAIEFMMTLILMFVVMGVSTGAKEKSITAGLAVGAVIGMEAMTAGPMTGASMNPFRSLGPALVSGNLTNIWVYLIATVLGSLTGMALYKWIRCVTECDTAED, from the coding sequence ATGCAAACACCACTGTTTCACCGCTGCGTCGCCGAGTTCCTGGGGACGATGTTTTTGATCGTCATCGGTTGTGGCGCCGTGGTCGTCGCCGGACTCGTCGAACCGCTGACTCACGAAGGCGTGGCGATCGTCTGGGGGTTGGTCGTGCTGGTGCTGATCTACGCGATCGGCGATATCAGCGGATGTCATATCAATCCATCGGTCACGATCGGTTTTGCTGCGGCCGGCCGATTCCCGTTGCGGGAAGTCGGACCGTACGCGATCGCACAGTTGGCCGGTGCGATCGCTGGTGCGGCAGCGTTGCGTGCGGTGTTCGGCGTGGATTCAACCAACTTGGGTTCGACAGCGATCAACCCGGTCATCACGGTGGCTGGCGGCTTTGCGATCGAATTCATGATGACGCTGATTTTGATGTTCGTCGTGATGGGCGTTTCGACAGGCGCCAAGGAAAAATCGATCACCGCAGGCTTGGCGGTCGGTGCGGTGATCGGAATGGAAGCGATGACGGCGGGCCCAATGACCGGCGCTTCGATGAACCCATTTCGTTCGTTGGGTCCCGCGTTGGTGTCAGGCAACTTGACCAACATCTGGGTCTATTTGATCGCCACGGTCCTGGGATCTCTCACCGGAATGGCGTTGTACAAATGGATCCGCTGCGTCACGGAATGCGACACAGCGGAAGACTGA
- a CDS encoding PVC-type heme-binding CxxCH protein, with amino-acid sequence MRQNERVVAVGNSLAERMNQYGHFEALLHTRFPDKQIRFRNFGWPADEVGNQQRPSNYTKIDDPLEVFDPQTFLCFFGFNESFAGTDPAALEAFVADYRDYLKQQTERFTQDGRQPSFILVSPIAFEPTGNPLQPNGVQHNRNLAAYTEAIRQLADDDGHGFVDLFTPTLAEFQKEAGAQFTINGVHVNEAGDRLVGRLIDTAIFGDNHPVGIGMSKFEDVRRWVNDKSWFHLQDYRMLNGWYVYGGRRTWDTETFPREYKKIRGIVEVRDQYIWDLAAGRDVPEQPDDSNTGDLFTPETMFGTRDENFRKLREPEVLEYPTPEQSIQMMTVPDGMEVQLFASEREFPELANPNQIAFDNRGRLWVSCMPNYPQWQPGAERPSDRLLIFEDSDNDGRADKCITFYDKLICPTGFEFYNGGVLVVDEPRILFLKDTDGDDRADLVETVVDGIATDDTHHTVGAWEWSHGGRLHMLEGISLSTTLETPWGAFRNKGTAGCYVLDPHSLSFQHFRTPGYGNPWCLVFDPWGNGMVGDGTNAKQHWTSPLSGFEVNTRRTLEPNFDNEGMRPAVGNEFLLSRHLPDDMQGQFIYACVINMHGMPRFELQNESDGAGFDGRRVDDLLSSTDIIFRPVDPKIGPDGAVWFGDWCNALIGHMQYSQRDPNRDHKHGRVYRLVNKNKPLLQPITQADKTVDELVQQLSVYEPRTRYRARRELWDRDRTEVLAAVKRHVNATDDPQQWCEGLWLQEAFRAVDTALVDRILACDDYRARAAAIHVLTNERDRQPALIEYLERAMDDPHPRVRLEAVRGLSFIHTMRSLEIALSAAERSMDYWIDYTLEHTLHALQPVWEPAQKRDDFLADSSQTAKDYLVRFQRKTGPGGAAVTPLEIAENEDASEIDRHNAIRTLAGLRGGSSRRGEGVFKQVCSACHMIGDLGKKFGPDLSDIGSRMTKEQLITAIIHPNDTIAKGFETVTVLTLDGVVQTGFVLKETDEVLSLGIADGKQVDILQDDIDFVQPKKASSMPEGLIKTIAPIEFLDLISYLSSQKSIRGTRDRDGWIGLQQKDVKLRSHDGFQEISRDAHIRFGGRFSNSGWNDESYLFLSDVPREAFDFAFHSDHDTDNPHVTIRLARPSEIRYVWLRNRTGLQERADGLTVWVSDDGKNYREVWQAQKPQSQWMIELPPNTRGRFIRVGLPEGGTFHLYQGAVYGR; translated from the coding sequence ATTCGCCAAAATGAACGAGTCGTCGCGGTCGGCAATTCGCTGGCCGAGCGGATGAACCAGTACGGGCATTTCGAAGCGCTGTTGCACACGCGTTTTCCCGACAAACAAATTCGCTTTCGCAATTTCGGTTGGCCGGCCGACGAAGTCGGAAACCAACAACGCCCCAGCAATTACACCAAAATCGACGACCCGCTGGAGGTGTTCGACCCCCAGACGTTCCTGTGCTTCTTCGGGTTCAATGAATCGTTCGCCGGTACCGATCCGGCGGCTTTGGAAGCTTTCGTCGCCGACTATCGCGATTATCTGAAACAGCAAACCGAACGTTTCACCCAAGACGGCCGGCAGCCCTCGTTCATCTTGGTCAGCCCGATCGCGTTTGAGCCGACCGGCAACCCGCTGCAGCCCAATGGCGTCCAACACAATCGCAATCTGGCCGCGTACACCGAAGCGATTCGGCAACTGGCCGACGACGACGGACACGGCTTTGTCGACCTTTTCACGCCCACGCTGGCCGAGTTCCAAAAGGAAGCCGGGGCTCAGTTCACGATCAACGGTGTTCACGTCAACGAAGCGGGCGATCGCTTGGTCGGCCGACTGATCGACACGGCGATCTTTGGCGACAACCATCCGGTCGGAATCGGGATGTCCAAATTCGAAGACGTCCGCCGCTGGGTCAACGATAAGTCTTGGTTTCACTTGCAAGACTATCGAATGCTCAACGGTTGGTATGTCTATGGCGGCCGCCGCACCTGGGACACCGAAACGTTCCCGAGAGAATACAAAAAGATCCGCGGGATCGTCGAAGTCCGCGATCAATACATCTGGGACTTGGCCGCCGGTCGTGACGTGCCCGAACAGCCCGACGATTCGAACACCGGCGACCTGTTCACCCCGGAGACGATGTTCGGCACGCGAGATGAAAATTTTCGCAAGCTGCGCGAACCGGAGGTGCTGGAATACCCGACGCCGGAACAGTCGATCCAGATGATGACGGTCCCCGACGGCATGGAGGTCCAACTGTTTGCATCGGAGCGTGAATTTCCCGAACTGGCAAACCCGAACCAGATTGCTTTCGATAACCGGGGGCGTTTGTGGGTTTCGTGTATGCCGAATTACCCTCAATGGCAACCGGGTGCCGAGCGTCCCAGCGACCGTTTGTTGATTTTCGAAGACAGCGACAACGACGGCCGGGCGGACAAGTGCATCACGTTCTATGACAAGCTGATCTGTCCAACGGGATTTGAGTTTTACAATGGCGGCGTCCTGGTCGTCGACGAACCGCGAATCTTGTTTCTAAAAGACACCGACGGCGACGACCGCGCCGATCTGGTCGAAACCGTCGTCGATGGCATCGCGACCGATGACACTCACCACACGGTCGGCGCTTGGGAATGGTCCCACGGTGGACGGCTCCACATGCTGGAAGGCATCTCTTTGTCGACCACCCTGGAAACACCTTGGGGAGCGTTTCGAAACAAAGGAACCGCCGGATGCTATGTGTTGGATCCTCACAGCCTGAGCTTTCAACACTTTCGCACTCCCGGTTATGGCAATCCATGGTGCCTGGTATTTGATCCCTGGGGCAACGGCATGGTCGGCGATGGCACCAACGCCAAACAACACTGGACCAGCCCGCTGTCGGGATTCGAAGTGAACACCCGACGGACACTGGAGCCGAACTTCGACAACGAAGGCATGCGACCGGCGGTGGGCAACGAATTTTTGCTGTCGCGACACCTGCCCGATGACATGCAGGGGCAATTCATCTATGCGTGCGTGATCAACATGCACGGCATGCCACGGTTCGAATTGCAAAACGAATCCGACGGCGCGGGATTCGACGGCCGGCGTGTGGATGACCTGTTGTCATCGACCGACATCATTTTTCGTCCGGTCGATCCGAAGATCGGTCCCGACGGTGCGGTTTGGTTTGGCGATTGGTGCAACGCATTGATCGGTCACATGCAGTATTCACAACGTGACCCCAACCGCGACCACAAACACGGTCGTGTGTATCGATTGGTCAATAAGAACAAACCGTTGCTGCAGCCGATCACGCAAGCCGACAAAACGGTGGACGAACTAGTCCAACAGCTCAGCGTTTACGAACCCCGCACACGTTATCGCGCCCGACGCGAACTGTGGGATCGTGACCGAACGGAAGTCTTGGCGGCGGTGAAGCGTCACGTCAACGCGACCGACGACCCGCAACAATGGTGCGAAGGACTGTGGTTACAGGAAGCGTTCCGCGCCGTCGACACTGCATTGGTCGATCGCATCTTGGCGTGCGACGACTATCGGGCTCGCGCCGCGGCGATCCATGTCCTGACCAACGAACGCGATCGCCAGCCGGCGCTGATCGAATACCTGGAACGTGCGATGGACGACCCGCACCCGCGCGTCCGCTTGGAAGCGGTCCGTGGTCTCAGCTTCATCCACACCATGCGGTCGCTGGAAATCGCGCTAAGCGCGGCCGAGCGATCGATGGATTACTGGATCGATTACACGCTGGAACACACCCTGCATGCGTTACAGCCCGTCTGGGAACCGGCCCAAAAACGTGACGACTTTCTGGCCGATTCGTCGCAAACGGCGAAAGACTATCTGGTTCGCTTTCAACGCAAGACCGGACCGGGCGGTGCGGCGGTGACACCGCTGGAGATCGCCGAAAACGAAGATGCATCCGAAATCGATCGGCACAACGCCATCCGCACCTTGGCCGGCTTACGCGGCGGCAGCAGCCGACGTGGCGAAGGCGTTTTCAAACAAGTTTGTTCGGCCTGTCACATGATCGGTGACCTGGGCAAAAAGTTTGGCCCCGACTTGAGCGACATTGGATCGCGAATGACGAAGGAGCAACTGATCACGGCGATCATCCATCCCAATGACACGATCGCCAAAGGATTCGAAACGGTGACCGTATTGACGCTGGACGGCGTGGTGCAAACGGGTTTTGTGTTGAAGGAAACCGATGAAGTTCTGTCACTCGGCATCGCCGACGGAAAACAAGTCGACATCCTGCAGGACGACATCGATTTTGTTCAGCCCAAAAAGGCCAGTTCGATGCCTGAAGGTTTGATCAAGACCATCGCCCCGATCGAATTCTTGGACTTGATCAGTTACCTGTCGTCACAAAAATCGATCCGCGGCACACGCGACCGTGACGGTTGGATCGGACTGCAACAGAAAGACGTCAAACTGCGGTCACACGACGGTTTCCAAGAAATCTCACGTGACGCCCACATTCGCTTCGGCGGGCGATTCAGCAATTCCGGATGGAATGACGAGTCGTACTTGTTCCTAAGCGACGTGCCGCGCGAAGCCTTCGACTTTGCGTTCCACAGTGATCACGATACCGACAACCCGCACGTGACCATTCGATTGGCTCGGCCATCGGAGATTCGTTACGTGTGGTTGCGGAATCGAACCGGGTTGCAAGAACGTGCCGATGGACTGACGGTTTGGGTTTCGGACGACGGAAAGAATTACCGCGAAGTCTGGCAAGCACAGAAGCCACAAAGCCAGTGGATGATCGAATTGCCGCCGAACACCCGTGGACGTTTCATTCGCGTGGGACTGCCCGAGGGCGGGACGTTTCATCTTTACCAAGGTGCGGTTTACGGCCGGTGA
- a CDS encoding ThuA domain-containing protein, whose product MSSVLSRVVAFCSAMFLVSPVFAADDRLVFTPPGDGNGKHVVLISGDEEYRSEEAMPMLGKILSQKHGFHCTVLFSMSEDGTYIDPNNHTGVRGWETLDDADLIIVGTRFRTPSAADAAHMTAYLNAGKPIIGLRTSTHGFKGDQSFGGDISYDKWGLRVLGEEWVNHHGKHKVQGARGVVQKEYADHPILNGVGEIFVPSDVYGVTHLTDADRVLLRGAVTESLDPKSVNVDGELNAPMQPFAWLHTYTAPDGGTGTSFCTTAGAAIDLADEDLRRLVVNATYHLTGLDVPASADVAFVDPFYPSFYGFIRTEGYWKNADLQPADFGLGRSPSMPDPKGSPVFEARDRPEKKKTP is encoded by the coding sequence ATGTCCTCGGTTCTGTCTCGCGTCGTCGCGTTTTGCTCCGCGATGTTCCTTGTGTCCCCCGTTTTCGCCGCCGACGATCGGCTGGTGTTCACCCCACCGGGCGACGGCAACGGCAAACACGTCGTCCTGATCAGCGGTGATGAGGAATATCGGTCCGAAGAAGCGATGCCGATGCTGGGCAAGATCCTGAGCCAAAAGCATGGCTTTCATTGCACCGTCTTGTTTTCGATGTCCGAGGACGGCACCTACATCGACCCGAACAATCACACCGGCGTCCGCGGCTGGGAAACGCTGGACGATGCCGACCTGATCATCGTCGGCACACGATTCCGTACGCCGTCGGCGGCCGACGCCGCCCACATGACGGCCTACTTGAACGCCGGAAAACCGATCATCGGTTTGCGAACATCGACACACGGATTCAAAGGCGACCAATCCTTCGGCGGCGACATTTCTTATGACAAATGGGGACTGCGTGTCTTGGGCGAAGAATGGGTGAATCACCACGGCAAACACAAAGTCCAAGGGGCCCGCGGCGTCGTCCAGAAAGAATATGCCGACCATCCGATCTTAAACGGCGTCGGCGAAATTTTTGTGCCCAGTGACGTGTACGGCGTCACCCACTTGACCGACGCCGACCGCGTGTTGCTTCGCGGTGCGGTCACCGAATCGTTGGATCCCAAGTCCGTCAACGTCGACGGCGAACTGAACGCTCCGATGCAACCGTTTGCTTGGCTGCACACCTACACCGCCCCCGACGGCGGCACGGGCACGTCGTTCTGCACCACCGCCGGCGCGGCAATCGACTTGGCGGACGAAGACCTGCGACGCTTGGTGGTCAATGCCACGTATCATTTGACAGGCCTGGACGTCCCCGCGTCGGCCGATGTCGCATTCGTCGATCCGTTCTATCCCAGCTTCTATGGCTTCATTCGTACCGAAGGGTACTGGAAGAACGCCGACCTACAGCCCGCCGATTTCGGCTTGGGCCGGTCACCCTCCATGCCCGATCCGAAAGGGTCGCCCGTCTTCGAAGCACGCGACCGGCCGGAAAAAAAAAAGACGCCGTAG